GAAGTTTCGGTATTAATGGAACTGTTTATGTTAGTGCTAAATCGCGAAGTAAAGCGCTTGCATAAAAACGATATAAAATTTCGAGTGATTGGTGATGTGTCGCGTTTCTCTGACAAACTACAAGAAAAAATCAGAGCCGCAGAGCAACTCACCGAGCACAATCAAGGCATGGTGTTATCTGTTGCAGCAAACTATGGTGGTCGTTGGGATATTGCCCATGCCGCCAGAAAGTTAGCTGCACAAGTTCAAGCTAATGAAATTTCAACTGCTGACATCAACGAGGAGTTGTTACACCAGCATACTAGCTTGGCAGATATGCCAGAATTAGACTTACTTATTCGCACAGGTGGTGACCACCGTATTAGTAACTTTTTACTGTGGCAGGCGGCTTATGCGGAGTTTTACTTCACTGATACCCTATGGCCTGACTTTAACGAAAACGAGTTTAATAAAGCGGTGGACACTTTTTGCCAACGCGAACGACGTTTTGGTCAAACTGGTGAGCAAGTAAAACAACAATAAAAGGAATATCGCTTGTTAAAGCAAAGAATTCTTACGGCCGTTGTCTTAGCGCCGTTAGCTATTGCGGCAATCTTCTATTTGCCGTTGCCTCTGTTCGGCGCATTAATGGTTGCTATTATGGCCATTGGTGCATGGGAGTGGGGCCCATTAATGGGCTTTGCTCGTAAAACCCGTCGTTTATTTTTCGTATTTGCCAGTGTCGTTATTTTAGGGGCGATTTGGTCCTTTATGCCGCCAGAGTCCTTATGGCTTGAAAAAGGCGTACTGCAACAAAATGCTATCTACATATTGTGGCTTGCAGTTGCATGGTGGGCATTGTCGGCATTATTAACATTCTTGTACCCGAGATTTAGCTCATTTTGGTCAAGCCATCGCTCGATTCGAGGTGTCTTTGGCTGGCTAACGTTAGTACCTGCTTGGCTTGCGTTTATGGTGATCCGTTCAAGCGAATACCAAACCGACCCATATCATGGTGCACAGCTAATTATGTTCTTGTTCTTGATGGTGTGGAGCGCTGATATTGGTGCGTACTTTGTGGGTAAATCAATTGGTAAACACAAACTAATGCCAAATGTAAGCCCAGGTAAAACGTTAGAGGGTTTCTTCGGTGGTATCGCTTCTGCCTGTTTGCTGGTGGTTACCGCTGGCAAAATCATTGATTGGAACGCAGAGCAGTTCGCCATTGTACTTCCTGTAACGATTGTCATTACGACTATTTCTGTATTAGGTGATTTAAACGAGAGCATGTTTAAGCGCCAAGCAGGGGTGAAAGACAGTGGTTCGATTTTACCGGGTCATGGCGGTGTACTTGATCGCATTGATAGTTTAACCGCGACTGCGCCAATTTACGCACTGTGCTACGTGCTAATTGGCTGGTAAGCAGCTCAGTGTTTATTTGTGATTAGTATGCAGCAACATCAACTTTGTATTTTAGGTTCGACGGGTTCTATTGGTGAAAGCACCTTAGATATTGTTAGGCGCCACCCTGAACGTTTTACTGTCATTTCAATGTCAGCAAACTCTCGCGTTGAGAATATGTTAGCGCAGTGTATTGAGTTTAAACCACAATATGTGGTGATGGGCTGCCAAGAAACGGCGACAAAACTGTCAACGTTATTAGTTGAAAATGGTATAGCCAATATTGACGTCAGCTATGGTGAACAAGCCTTGTGTGATATCGCGAGCAGTGACCAGGTTGATACGGTCATGGCAGCAATTGTTGGTTCATCTGGCTTAATGCCAACGCTATCTGCCGTTAAAACAGGTAAGCGAGTATTGCTGGCAAATAAAGAATCGTTAGTCACTTCCGGCCAAATCTTTATCGACGCGGTGAAAGCGTCAGGCGCAAAGCTACTACCTATAGATAGCGAGCACAATGCGATATTCCAGTGTTTACCAGAGTTTGAACAGCACAGGCCGGGCGAATGCCAACTAGCCGATAATGGTATTAGCAAAATTTTACTTACGGGCTCTGGTGGACCGTTTCGCACTAAGCCCGTTAGTGAGTTAGCGGATGTAACACCAGAGCAAGCGGTAGCTCACCCGAATTGGGACATGGGTAAGAAAATCTCGGTAGACTCTGCCACTATGATGAATAAAGGCTTGGAGTTTATTGAAGCGAAGTGGTTATTCAATGTTGAACCGTCGCAAATTCAGGTGGTACTGCACCCGCAAAGTACCATTCATTCAATGGTGCAATACAAAGATGGCTCAGTGATCGCGCAAATGGGTAATCCAGATATGCGTACGCCAATTGCTCATGCCATGGCATACCCAGAGCGTATTGATGCAGGCGTTGAACCGCTTGATTTTTTCAATACCAAACCATTTGAGTTTGAAGCGGTTGATTTTGAGCGCTACCCAAATTTAAAGCTAGCGATAGATGCCTGCTCCCAAGGCCAAGCGGCTTGTACCGCGCTTAATGCTGCTAATGAAATTGCAGTTGAAGCCTTCTTAAATTACCAAATCAAATTTACCGACATTTTCCGTATTAATGAATTATCGGTGCAGCAATTTGTCTCACAACAAGTGACTACGATTGATGACGTTATTTCGTTAGACGCAAATGTGCGCGTATATGCTAAAGATCAACTAGCAAAATTAATGGAAAGCGAGTGAGGTTGAGCAAATGTTTGATGTGATTTGGAATCTAGCCTCTTTTGTTGTTGCTCTTGGCATCTTAGTGACTGTGCACGAGTACGGTCATTTTTGGGTAGCACGAAAATGTGGGGTGCAAGTAGATCGCTTTTCGGTTGGTTTTGGCAAACCAATTTGGCGACGAACGGACAAACACGGTACTGAGTTTGTCGTAGCGCTTATTCCACTCGGTGGTTACGTTAAAATGCTCGACGAGCGAGTTAACGATGTACCACCAGAAAAAGCTCATCTTGCCTTTAACAATAAATCTGTCTATCAGCGCATCGCAATCATTGCTGCCGGCCCGCTAGCCAACTTCGCTTTTGCCATTGTTGCTTTCTATTTAATGTTTTTAATTGGTGTGCCCAGTGTAAAACCTTACATTGGCGAGTTAACGCCTAATTCGATTGCGGCACAAGCCAAGCTGCCCGTTAACGGCGAAATCGTTGAGGTCGCAGGCAAGTCTGTGAAAGATTGGCAAGATATTAATATGGCGTTGGTGGGCGAGATTGGCCAATCGTCCATTGCCATTAAAGCGAGACAACCAGACAGCGTTTATGCCAAAGAGTTCACGCTAGACACCTCTGACTGGCAATTTGCACCAGAGAAAACCTCGTCATTAGCAAGCTTAGGCATTGTGCCATTTTCTCCTAAAGTCCATACCGAGATAGCGGCGATTGGAGAGGGAAGTGCCGCTGCGAGAGTTGGTTTACAAATAGGTGATACACTGTTGTCAATTAATGGTGAGACCATCAATAATGACTGGCGATTTTTTGCGACTGAGATAAAAGCCTTAGCCAAACAAGAGGTTGCCTTGACTCTGTTACGTAACGGTCAGCAAGTAGCACTAACGGTTGTTCCAGATGCTCGTGAAGTCAATGGTAAATTAGTCGGTTATCTTGGAATTTCACCTAAGTTAGATCCTTGGCCAGAGGGGCATAGAATCACCATTGCTCACGGCGTTTTGGGAAGTTTTCCTGAAAGTATGGAACGTACATGGAATTTAGTGGTCTTAAGTTTCGAAATGATTGGCAAGTTAATCACTGGTGATGTGTCAGTGAAGAACTTAAGTGGGCCAATTTCCATCGCACAAGGCGCAGGAAATAGTGCTGGCTATGGATTCGTTTATTTTTTGGGCTTTTTAGCGTTAATTAGCATTAATTTAGGAATAATTAACCTTTTACCGTTACCAGTACTTGATGGCGGCCATTTACTTTATTACCTTATAGAGCTTTTAACAGGAAAGCCTGTACCAGAAAAAATTCAAGAGTTGGGATTTCGATTCGGGGCACTTGCGTTACTCACCTTAATGAGCATCGCCATCTTTAACGATATATCGCGGCTTTAATAAAAAGAAGTAAACAAAGTTACACTTATGATGATTAAAAAAATTGCCTTAGCGGTTCTATTAGGCACCTTAGGCACGTCTGTACAAGCTTCAGATGACTTCCAAGTTGAAGATATCCAAATCAGAGGGCTACAGCGTGTCGCGTTAGGCGCAGCATTAACGCATATTCCATTTAATGTTGGCGACACCCTAAACGAATTCCGCGTATCACAATCGATAAAAGCTTTGTATAAATCCGGCCACTTTAACAACATTCAGGTGTTTAAAGACGGCAATCGCGTTATTTATAGCGTTCAAGAGCGTGAAACTATTAGTGAGATCACCTTTGAAGGCAATAGTGACCTTAAAGACGAGCAACTTACGCAAAGTCTAGACGACAGTAATATTCGCGTAGGTGAAACGCTTGACCGTACAGTTATTTCAGGCATCGAGATGGGTTTGGAAGACTTCTACCACAGTGTTGGTAAGTACAACGCTAATGTTAAGGCTGAAGTTACTCACCTACCGCGCAATCGAGTTAACTTAAAGTTTGTTTTTGAAGAAGGCGACGCCGCTGCGATTGAACAGATTAACTTAGTGGGTAATGAAGTCTTTACAGACGAGGAAGTGCTTAAGAACATTGAGCTAACTTATGACTCGCCATGGTGGGACTTCTTGGCGCAAGACCGCTATCAAAAGCAAACCCTGCAAGGGGACATGGAAACCATTGAAAGTTTCTATTTAGATCGCGGTTACTTGCGCTTTAAAGTCGATTCGACTCAAGTGTCGATGACGCCAAATAAAGAGCAAGTTTATATTGCCCTGAACGTCACCGAAGGTGAAAAGTACACGGTTAGCGAAGTTGACTTTATCGGTGACATGGCGGGGTTTGAGCAAACGATTCGCGCGATTAACCCGTTAAAAGCTGGCAAGTTATATAACGGCGCAGAAGTTACTTACACTGAAGAAACTATTAGCCGTTTCTTAGGCCGATTCGGTTACGCTTACCCTAAAGTCACCACCATTCCAGAAATCAATGATGACGATAAAACCGTTAAGCTGTCGATTTCAGTTGACCCTGGTAAGCGTATTTACGTAAACCGCATCAACTTTAAAGGTAACCATGTGACTGCCGATCGCGTATTGCGTCGCGAGCTTCGTCAAATGGAAGGTGCATGGTTATCAAACAGTTTGGTAGAAGGCTCAAAAGCGCGTTTATCACGCTTGCCTTACATGGAAACTGTTGAATTTGAAACCACCCAGCTACCGGGTGAAGAAGATATGGTAAACGTTGACTTTGATGTAAAAGAGCAACCTTCAGGCTCATTTACCGCGGGTATTGGCTATGGCTCGCAAACTAACTTAAGTTTAAATGCGGGTGTTCAGCAAAATAACTTCTTAGGAACGGGTAACCGATTAGCATTTAATATTAATACGGTAAGTTACTCACGTGCGGTGAGCGTGTCATACACAGATCCATACTTCACTGTTGACGGTATTTCACTTGGTGGCTCTTTGTACTACAACGAGTTCGATGCAGGTAGTGCAAACTTAGTTGAATACGAAAACAAAACCTATGGTGTTGGCGTAAACCTTGGTTTCCCAATCAACGAATATGTACGCGTTAACTTTGGCTTAGGTTACAAGAGTAACGGTATTACGCGTTTACAAACCTATGAGCAAATTCAACGCTTCTACGAATTATACTCAGATCCGGATGATCCGGACGCGAGATTAACGTTTGAAACCTTTGATTTATCAGCCGGTATTTCACGTTCAACCCTTAACCGTGGTACTTTCCCAACGGCGGGTTCACAACAAAGCTTTTCTGCGAAAATAACAACGCCGAATTCAGACGTTAACTTCTTTAAGTTAAATTTAAAAACGAAGTGGTACTTCCCGTTAACTCGTGATCAAAAATGGACGGTCTTAACACGCTTTGAAGCGGGTTACGCGAACGGTTACGATACCATCAATGGTAATGACCAAATTTTACCATTCTGGGAAAACTTCAGAGCAGGTGGTTCAGACACGCTACGTGGCTTTGAAAACAACGTTGTTGGCCCACGTGCGATCTTTAGGCGTCCAACCGCAATTGGCGGTACACCGGACCCTGTTGGTAATGGTGGCGCCTGTTGTTTAGGCCCAGACCATGACATTATTGATATTTCACGAAATTCAGTAGGTGGTAACGCTCTTGCCATTGGTGGTGTGGAGCTAGTATTCCCATTACCGTTTGTTGACGAAGGCTTCTCGAACAGTGTACGAAGCAGCTTATTCGTTGATGTTGGTAATGTCTGGGATACCGAGTTTGATGTTGATGACTACCGCGACCTCGACCCGAACGAATTTATCAAGATTGATGATTATTCAGATATTGGCCGTTACCGTAGTTCGGCTGGTTTATCTGTACAATGGTTATCGCCAATGGGACCAATGATTTTTAGCTTTGCCAAAGCATTGAAAAAAGAAGATGGGGATGATACAAGTTTCTTCAGCTTTAACATTGGTCAAACATTCTAACCAGCAGCTGAGTTTGCTGAGATTATAATAAGTATTCATATTTAGGAGAAAACGTTGAAAAAGTTAATGAAAACATTGGCACTAACCACAGCAGCATCAAGCATGTTGTTAGCTGGCTCTGCTATGGCACAAAAAATTGCCGTTGTTAACTTCCAAGAAGTAATGACAAAGATTCCTCAAACTGCTGCTGTAATGCAAAAGTTAGAAACTGAATTTAAAGACGAAAAAGCTGTACTTGCGCAATTGGAAAAAGACATTAAGTACTTTCAAGAAAAGAAAAAGCGTGATTCTTCGTTAATGACTGACAAAGAAAAGACGGATCTTGATAAAGAAATTGCGACTAAATTCCAAGAATACCAAACGAAAGGCAAAGACTTTCAGCAAAAAACGCAAGTTCGTCAAAACGAAGAAACTTCAAAAATTATCGCTTTAGTTCGTCAAGCAATCGACAACATTGCAGCGAAAGAAAAGTACGATATGGTTATTGAGCAAAAAGCGGTAGTTTTCTCAAAGCCTGAAACTAGCATTACTGAACAAGTAGTTGAGCAAGTAAGTAAGCTAAACTAAATACCAATCCGCTTAATAATATGCTCAACTCAGAGCTATTTCAGCGGTTCAAGTACAAGAAAAACTTTTGCTGATATAGTCATTCTACATCAAGAAAGTTTTGCGCAGTAATTGTGGCGCTGAAAAGCTCCCGAAGGGCTCGGCTAAAACACTTTACTGCGTTGTTGCATGTTTTTGAAATAGAATAACTATGTCGAGCAAACATGCGCCTTGCATTAAAGCGTTTTATCCCAAGCTGAGTGAGCATTTATTTATGTGGATTGGTATCAGACAATTCGGAAAAAGAACATTGCAATGAGTTATACCCTAACTGATATTGCAAAGCATATTGGCGCGACTGTTAAGGGAGATGGCAACATTTCCGTTAGCAGTCTTGCTACATTAGCGACTGCAAAAAATGATCAAATTGCCTTCCTGGCAAACAGTAAATACCAAAACCAACTGAAAGACACACAAGCCTGCGCGGTAATTGTAACGCCTGATATGGCTGAGCAATGTCAAACCAATGCCTTGGTGATGGATAACCCTTACATGGGCTATGCATTAACAGCTAAGCTGCTAGACCACACTCCAGCATCAGCGACCAATATTCATTCAACTGCGGTTATTGATGATAGCGCTGTTATTGGTGAAGGTGTGGCGATTGGTGCTAATGCCGTCATTGAAGCAGGCGCCTCAATCGCTGATGGGGCAATGATTGGCGCGGGATGTTTCATTGGTAAACATGCCCAAATTGGCGCGAATACTAAGCTGTGGTCGAACATTAGTGTTTACCATGAAGTTCAGATTGGTAGTGATTGTTTAATACAAGCCAATACAGTGATTGGTGCCGATGGTTTTGGCTATGCACCACACCAAGGCCAATGGCATAAAATACCACAACTGGGTCGTGTTATTATTGGCGATCGCGTAGAAATTGGTGCAAGCACCACAGTCGATCGCGGCGCACTAGAAGACACTATAATTGGTGACGGTTGTATCATTGATAACCAAGTGCAAATTGCCCATAACGTGGTGATTGGTAAAAATACTGCAATTGCTGGCTGCACAGTGGTGGCTGGAAGTGTTAAAATTGGCAACAACTGTACTATTGGTGGTATGGCGGCAATCAATGGTCATATCGAAATTGCTGACAATGTTGTATTTACCGGTATGTCAATGGTCACCAAAGGGGTTAAAGAATCCGGTGTCTATTCGTCAGGTATACCTGCCCAGCCAAATAAAGACTGGAACAAAATGAATGCTCGATTGCGCAAGCTAGATGTGATGGCCAAGAAAATTACCTCATTAGAAAAAACGCTTAACGAGCAGCAAAAGGAAAGTTAAGTTGGAAAGAGAACCAAACACAATTGATGTGGAAGAGATCCAAAAACTCATCCCACATCGCTACCCAATGTTATTAATTGACCGCGTTGTTGATTTCGAGCCAGGCAAATGGCTGCATGGTATTAAAAACGTTACTGTCAACGAGCCAGTTTTTACTGGTCACTTCCCAGGATATTCGATCTTTCCGGGTGTGATGATTTTAGAGAGCTTAGCACAAGCAACAGGTGTGCTAGGCTTTAAGTCAACTGAAGGCCGCAATGACGGCGAGATGTACTTATTTGCATCGATTGACAACGCTAAATTTAAAAAGCCAGTTGTGCCGGGCGATACCATGCACCTGCACGTTGAATTTCTAAAAGAACGCCGCGGCATGTGGAAGTTCTACGGTGAAGCACGCGTTGACGGCAAAGTCGTTTGTAGTGCTGACCTAATGTGTGCAAGACGAGAGTTATAATCTGTGATCCACGAACAAGCGATTATCGAGCCGGGTGCTCAAATAGGTGAAAACGTATCCATTGGACCTTGGACGTATGTTGGCAAGGATGTCGTCATTGGCGATAACTGTGATATTCGCTCGAATGTTGTCATCAAAGGGCCAACGACCATTGGTAAAGGCAACACAATTTATCAGTTCGCGACCATTGGTGAAGATTGCCAAGATTTAAAATACGCAGGTGAGCCAACTCAACTGATTATTGGCGATAACAACACTTTCCGTGAGTGTTGTACCATCCATCGCGGCACAATTCAGGACAATAGCCTGACACAAATCGGCAGTAACAACCTGTTTATGGCCTACACCCATGTGGCTCACGACTGCATGGTTGGAAGCAACTGTATTATGGCGAACAACGCCTCTATTGCTGGCCATGTACATGTTGGCGATTGGGCAATTTTAGGTGGCATGGTCGGTGTTCATCAGTTCTGCCACATAGGTGCGCACAGCTTCATTGCTGCGAACTCCTTAGTACTAAAAGATGTGCCGCCTTTCGTGATGGCATCAGGCCATGGCGCTTCGCCGTTTGGCTTAAACTCGGAAGGCCTAAAGCGCCGTGGTTTTGCAAAAGAAACGATTTTAGCTATTCGCCGCGCCTACAAAGAAGTGTACCGTAAAGGGCTAAATGTGGATGACGCGCTAGTGGGTGTTAACGAATTAGCCAAAGACCATGAAGCCGTGAATGATTTTGCCGAGTTTATTAAAAGCTCGCAGCGCGGCATTATTCGTTAATTCTTCACTTACAAATGTCGACCTTACCTTCTCAAGTGACCAGTGAACCAGCTGGTCACAATACAAATAAAAAGCCTCAAAATAACTCCCAAAGCCAATCCCAAAATAAATCTCAAAGCGACGCTCCGGTGATTGCCATCGTCGTTGGCGAGCACTCAGGTGACACCTTGGGTGAAGGTTTGATGAAGGCCATTCTTGAAAAGCAGCCGAATGCTAAATTTATCGGTATTGGTGGCCCGAAAATGAATGCGCTGGGTTTTGAAAGTCTTTATGCCATGGATGAATTGGCGGTAATGGGCATTGTTGAAGTGCTTGGTCGTATTCGTCGTCTACTGCATATTCGCAAGTCGCTAACCGAATATTTTACCCAAAACAAGCCAGATGTATTTATTGGTATAGACGCGCCAGATTTTAACCTAACGCTTGAGCAGCGTTTAAAAACATCGGGTATTAAAACCGTCCATTATGTAAGCCCGTCAGTATGGGCATGGCGTGAAAAGCGCGTATTTAAAGTGCAGGCAGCAACTAACTTGGTACTTGCTTTATTGCCGTTTGAAAAAGCCTTCTACGATAAATACCAAGTGCCATGTCAGTTTGTCGGTCATTCTTTAGCAGATGATATACCGCTGGTATCAGACAAGGCAGCGGCACGAGAAGAGCTTGGGCTTGAGCAAACAGGCAAAGTGTTAGCCTTAATGCCGGGCAGCCGTGGCGGCGAGCTATCGCGTTTAGTTGAACCGTTTTTACTATCGGCCAAACAATTATTGGCAGAAGATCCCGCATTAACCTTTGTTGTGCCGATGATTTCAGAAAAGCGTGCTGAGCAATTTAATGCGCTTCACCAAGAAATAGCGCCAGAGTTGCCAATCAAACTGTTTATTGGCAAGACGCAAGCGGTAATGTCTGCTAGTGATTGTTTGTTGACTGCATCAGGGACAGTCACACTAGAAGCGGCATTAATTAAACGACCAATGGTGATCACTTATCGCTTTAATTGGCTGACTTATCAAATGGGCAAGATCATGGTGAAGTTAAAACACTTCTCGCTGCCTAACTTGCTTGCCGACAAGGCCTTAGTGCCAGAGCTTTTACAAGATGATGTAACGCCTGAGAATATTGTGCCACTGCTAAAAGAGCGACTGTATCAAGACCAATCGTCTCTCAACCAAGCCTTTACCGATATTCACTTAACGCTCAAGCAAGACGCCAGTCAGCAAGCAGCAAAGGCTGTGCTTGAATTGATGCAGGCATAAACCTTTTAGGTTTGAGTGCATTAAAGATATTACCAAGGGCGCAGTAGCGCCCTTATTTGTTAACCCAACACTTTCAATAGAAGTCTAACTATGACAACTCGTAAAAAAGCCGAATTACCACCGTTTGAATACCCCGTTGCTTACTGTATCGCTGGTGTTGATGAAGTCGGGCGAGGCCCATTAGTCGGTGATGTGGTTACTGCCGCGGTAATTTTAGATATGGATAACCCGATTGAAGGGTTAATGGACTCGAAAAAACTGTCAGAGAAAAAGCGTGCACTGCTTGCTGAAGAGATCAAAGAAAAAGCCGTTGCTTGGGCAATTGGCCGTGCAACACCAGAAGAAATCGACACTATCAATATTTTGCATGCCACTATGCTGGCGATGCAGCGTGCAGTTGCTGATTTAAATGTGACGCCAGATTATGTGC
This Thalassotalea euphylliae DNA region includes the following protein-coding sequences:
- the uppS gene encoding polyprenyl diphosphate synthase, with protein sequence MSNISELETSAISAPQHVAIIMDGNGRWAQQQGKKRVFGHKSGVESVRASVTAARKMGVKALTLFAFSSENWLRPEEEVSVLMELFMLVLNREVKRLHKNDIKFRVIGDVSRFSDKLQEKIRAAEQLTEHNQGMVLSVAANYGGRWDIAHAARKLAAQVQANEISTADINEELLHQHTSLADMPELDLLIRTGGDHRISNFLLWQAAYAEFYFTDTLWPDFNENEFNKAVDTFCQRERRFGQTGEQVKQQ
- a CDS encoding phosphatidate cytidylyltransferase, which codes for MLKQRILTAVVLAPLAIAAIFYLPLPLFGALMVAIMAIGAWEWGPLMGFARKTRRLFFVFASVVILGAIWSFMPPESLWLEKGVLQQNAIYILWLAVAWWALSALLTFLYPRFSSFWSSHRSIRGVFGWLTLVPAWLAFMVIRSSEYQTDPYHGAQLIMFLFLMVWSADIGAYFVGKSIGKHKLMPNVSPGKTLEGFFGGIASACLLVVTAGKIIDWNAEQFAIVLPVTIVITTISVLGDLNESMFKRQAGVKDSGSILPGHGGVLDRIDSLTATAPIYALCYVLIGW
- the ispC gene encoding 1-deoxy-D-xylulose-5-phosphate reductoisomerase → MQQHQLCILGSTGSIGESTLDIVRRHPERFTVISMSANSRVENMLAQCIEFKPQYVVMGCQETATKLSTLLVENGIANIDVSYGEQALCDIASSDQVDTVMAAIVGSSGLMPTLSAVKTGKRVLLANKESLVTSGQIFIDAVKASGAKLLPIDSEHNAIFQCLPEFEQHRPGECQLADNGISKILLTGSGGPFRTKPVSELADVTPEQAVAHPNWDMGKKISVDSATMMNKGLEFIEAKWLFNVEPSQIQVVLHPQSTIHSMVQYKDGSVIAQMGNPDMRTPIAHAMAYPERIDAGVEPLDFFNTKPFEFEAVDFERYPNLKLAIDACSQGQAACTALNAANEIAVEAFLNYQIKFTDIFRINELSVQQFVSQQVTTIDDVISLDANVRVYAKDQLAKLMESE
- the rseP gene encoding sigma E protease regulator RseP, yielding MFDVIWNLASFVVALGILVTVHEYGHFWVARKCGVQVDRFSVGFGKPIWRRTDKHGTEFVVALIPLGGYVKMLDERVNDVPPEKAHLAFNNKSVYQRIAIIAAGPLANFAFAIVAFYLMFLIGVPSVKPYIGELTPNSIAAQAKLPVNGEIVEVAGKSVKDWQDINMALVGEIGQSSIAIKARQPDSVYAKEFTLDTSDWQFAPEKTSSLASLGIVPFSPKVHTEIAAIGEGSAAARVGLQIGDTLLSINGETINNDWRFFATEIKALAKQEVALTLLRNGQQVALTVVPDAREVNGKLVGYLGISPKLDPWPEGHRITIAHGVLGSFPESMERTWNLVVLSFEMIGKLITGDVSVKNLSGPISIAQGAGNSAGYGFVYFLGFLALISINLGIINLLPLPVLDGGHLLYYLIELLTGKPVPEKIQELGFRFGALALLTLMSIAIFNDISRL
- the bamA gene encoding outer membrane protein assembly factor BamA, whose translation is MMIKKIALAVLLGTLGTSVQASDDFQVEDIQIRGLQRVALGAALTHIPFNVGDTLNEFRVSQSIKALYKSGHFNNIQVFKDGNRVIYSVQERETISEITFEGNSDLKDEQLTQSLDDSNIRVGETLDRTVISGIEMGLEDFYHSVGKYNANVKAEVTHLPRNRVNLKFVFEEGDAAAIEQINLVGNEVFTDEEVLKNIELTYDSPWWDFLAQDRYQKQTLQGDMETIESFYLDRGYLRFKVDSTQVSMTPNKEQVYIALNVTEGEKYTVSEVDFIGDMAGFEQTIRAINPLKAGKLYNGAEVTYTEETISRFLGRFGYAYPKVTTIPEINDDDKTVKLSISVDPGKRIYVNRINFKGNHVTADRVLRRELRQMEGAWLSNSLVEGSKARLSRLPYMETVEFETTQLPGEEDMVNVDFDVKEQPSGSFTAGIGYGSQTNLSLNAGVQQNNFLGTGNRLAFNINTVSYSRAVSVSYTDPYFTVDGISLGGSLYYNEFDAGSANLVEYENKTYGVGVNLGFPINEYVRVNFGLGYKSNGITRLQTYEQIQRFYELYSDPDDPDARLTFETFDLSAGISRSTLNRGTFPTAGSQQSFSAKITTPNSDVNFFKLNLKTKWYFPLTRDQKWTVLTRFEAGYANGYDTINGNDQILPFWENFRAGGSDTLRGFENNVVGPRAIFRRPTAIGGTPDPVGNGGACCLGPDHDIIDISRNSVGGNALAIGGVELVFPLPFVDEGFSNSVRSSLFVDVGNVWDTEFDVDDYRDLDPNEFIKIDDYSDIGRYRSSAGLSVQWLSPMGPMIFSFAKALKKEDGDDTSFFSFNIGQTF
- a CDS encoding OmpH family outer membrane protein, translating into MKKLMKTLALTTAASSMLLAGSAMAQKIAVVNFQEVMTKIPQTAAVMQKLETEFKDEKAVLAQLEKDIKYFQEKKKRDSSLMTDKEKTDLDKEIATKFQEYQTKGKDFQQKTQVRQNEETSKIIALVRQAIDNIAAKEKYDMVIEQKAVVFSKPETSITEQVVEQVSKLN
- the lpxD gene encoding UDP-3-O-(3-hydroxymyristoyl)glucosamine N-acyltransferase, whose protein sequence is MAMSYTLTDIAKHIGATVKGDGNISVSSLATLATAKNDQIAFLANSKYQNQLKDTQACAVIVTPDMAEQCQTNALVMDNPYMGYALTAKLLDHTPASATNIHSTAVIDDSAVIGEGVAIGANAVIEAGASIADGAMIGAGCFIGKHAQIGANTKLWSNISVYHEVQIGSDCLIQANTVIGADGFGYAPHQGQWHKIPQLGRVIIGDRVEIGASTTVDRGALEDTIIGDGCIIDNQVQIAHNVVIGKNTAIAGCTVVAGSVKIGNNCTIGGMAAINGHIEIADNVVFTGMSMVTKGVKESGVYSSGIPAQPNKDWNKMNARLRKLDVMAKKITSLEKTLNEQQKES
- the fabZ gene encoding 3-hydroxyacyl-ACP dehydratase FabZ, with protein sequence MEREPNTIDVEEIQKLIPHRYPMLLIDRVVDFEPGKWLHGIKNVTVNEPVFTGHFPGYSIFPGVMILESLAQATGVLGFKSTEGRNDGEMYLFASIDNAKFKKPVVPGDTMHLHVEFLKERRGMWKFYGEARVDGKVVCSADLMCARREL
- the lpxA gene encoding acyl-ACP--UDP-N-acetylglucosamine O-acyltransferase; protein product: MIHEQAIIEPGAQIGENVSIGPWTYVGKDVVIGDNCDIRSNVVIKGPTTIGKGNTIYQFATIGEDCQDLKYAGEPTQLIIGDNNTFRECCTIHRGTIQDNSLTQIGSNNLFMAYTHVAHDCMVGSNCIMANNASIAGHVHVGDWAILGGMVGVHQFCHIGAHSFIAANSLVLKDVPPFVMASGHGASPFGLNSEGLKRRGFAKETILAIRRAYKEVYRKGLNVDDALVGVNELAKDHEAVNDFAEFIKSSQRGIIR
- the lpxB gene encoding lipid-A-disaccharide synthase codes for the protein MSTLPSQVTSEPAGHNTNKKPQNNSQSQSQNKSQSDAPVIAIVVGEHSGDTLGEGLMKAILEKQPNAKFIGIGGPKMNALGFESLYAMDELAVMGIVEVLGRIRRLLHIRKSLTEYFTQNKPDVFIGIDAPDFNLTLEQRLKTSGIKTVHYVSPSVWAWREKRVFKVQAATNLVLALLPFEKAFYDKYQVPCQFVGHSLADDIPLVSDKAAAREELGLEQTGKVLALMPGSRGGELSRLVEPFLLSAKQLLAEDPALTFVVPMISEKRAEQFNALHQEIAPELPIKLFIGKTQAVMSASDCLLTASGTVTLEAALIKRPMVITYRFNWLTYQMGKIMVKLKHFSLPNLLADKALVPELLQDDVTPENIVPLLKERLYQDQSSLNQAFTDIHLTLKQDASQQAAKAVLELMQA
- the rnhB gene encoding ribonuclease HII; amino-acid sequence: MTTRKKAELPPFEYPVAYCIAGVDEVGRGPLVGDVVTAAVILDMDNPIEGLMDSKKLSEKKRALLAEEIKEKAVAWAIGRATPEEIDTINILHATMLAMQRAVADLNVTPDYVLIDGNRCPELGIPSQAVVKGDARVAEISAASILAKVERDNDMIELDKQHPEFGFAKHKGYPTKAHFEKIAELGVLDCYRKSFKPVAAIVNGSK